Proteins encoded together in one Mycobacterium noviomagense window:
- a CDS encoding SDR family NAD(P)-dependent oxidoreductase, with product MLGLFNKKKPSHRASAVVTGAGSGIGAAFAVELARRGGAVVCSDIDEVAARKTADTITDHGGRATAIHCDVSQFDDVRELAAKSESWFDGAPTLLINNAGVGAGGTPIGEVSLDDWHWTLGVNLWGPIHGCHVFTPILRTAEPSTVPRGIINVASAAAFGAAPGMAAYNVSKAGVLSLSETLAAELSGTGIHVTVLCPTFVKTNIVQSGRITAESTEFAAKLMRWTGVSAAKVARTCLDTNDRGDLYCMPQLEAKIGWNAKRLAPAAYTRAVGLASRVGPHWDGTSKELRT from the coding sequence ATGCTGGGGCTGTTCAACAAGAAGAAGCCAAGCCACCGGGCATCGGCGGTGGTGACCGGTGCCGGGAGCGGAATCGGCGCGGCATTCGCCGTCGAACTCGCCCGCCGTGGCGGTGCGGTGGTGTGCAGCGACATCGACGAGGTCGCTGCCCGAAAAACGGCCGACACGATCACCGACCACGGCGGCCGGGCGACCGCGATCCACTGTGACGTGTCGCAGTTCGACGATGTCCGCGAACTGGCCGCCAAGTCCGAATCATGGTTCGACGGCGCGCCCACATTGCTGATCAACAACGCCGGTGTCGGCGCCGGCGGAACGCCCATCGGCGAAGTATCCCTCGATGATTGGCACTGGACACTGGGCGTGAACCTGTGGGGACCCATACACGGCTGCCATGTCTTCACCCCGATCCTGCGCACAGCCGAACCGTCCACCGTCCCGCGCGGCATCATCAACGTCGCCTCCGCCGCTGCGTTCGGCGCCGCGCCCGGCATGGCCGCCTACAACGTCAGCAAGGCGGGCGTGCTCTCGCTCTCCGAGACGCTGGCCGCCGAACTGTCCGGCACCGGCATCCACGTCACGGTGCTGTGTCCGACGTTCGTCAAGACCAACATCGTCCAATCCGGACGCATCACAGCCGAATCAACCGAATTCGCGGCGAAACTCATGCGCTGGACCGGTGTTTCGGCCGCCAAAGTTGCCCGGACGTGCCTGGATACCAACGACCGCGGCGACCTGTATTGCATGCCGCAACTCGAGGCCAAGATCGGCTGGAACGCCAAACGCTTGGCGCCGGCGGCTTACACCCGTGCGGTTGGCCTGGCGTCTCGGGTCGGCCCGCATTGGGACGGAACAAGTAAGGAGTTGCGCACATGA
- a CDS encoding reductase → MTIDMDAMLAKIKDRQWALADIDWDAPGAETISDDFRPKLKAFMADLCWIENIGARGFAALAKKAPTPTIAEIYRYFHAEEQRHANAELALMKRWGMLDDGEMPEPNVNIRLAMQWLDTYADGMSLSILGSVIPMLEVALDGALLKFLLDEVDDPVCHKVFEKINNDESRHLAVDFEVLNMIGHAKARKLAIELVGTVASPGLIIGTLMYLPLLNRVRNELADMGMEPERLYNAVKRFKQLGERGDFTWRVPTYQVLKRHAAMVVNPRHPYHLLANSMVWLSDFYPKPLLKPVPSWFKELTYEPAA, encoded by the coding sequence ATGACTATCGACATGGACGCCATGCTTGCCAAGATCAAGGACCGGCAGTGGGCGCTGGCCGACATCGACTGGGACGCCCCGGGCGCCGAGACGATCAGCGACGACTTCCGGCCGAAGCTGAAGGCGTTCATGGCCGACCTGTGCTGGATCGAGAACATCGGCGCCCGCGGGTTCGCGGCGTTGGCGAAGAAGGCCCCCACACCGACCATCGCCGAGATCTACCGCTATTTCCACGCCGAGGAGCAGCGCCACGCCAACGCCGAACTGGCGCTGATGAAGCGTTGGGGGATGCTCGACGACGGCGAGATGCCCGAACCCAATGTCAACATCAGGCTGGCCATGCAGTGGCTCGACACGTACGCCGACGGCATGTCGCTGTCGATCCTGGGCAGCGTCATCCCGATGCTGGAGGTGGCGTTGGACGGCGCGCTGCTGAAATTCCTGCTCGACGAGGTTGACGACCCGGTGTGTCACAAAGTGTTCGAGAAGATCAACAACGACGAATCCCGGCATCTGGCCGTGGATTTCGAAGTGCTCAACATGATCGGCCACGCCAAGGCGCGCAAGCTGGCCATCGAGTTGGTCGGCACCGTCGCTTCACCTGGATTGATCATCGGCACGCTGATGTATCTGCCGCTCCTCAACCGGGTGCGCAACGAACTGGCCGACATGGGGATGGAGCCTGAGCGGCTCTATAACGCGGTCAAGCGGTTCAAGCAGCTCGGCGAGCGCGGCGACTTCACGTGGCGGGTACCGACGTACCAGGTGCTCAAGCGGCACGCCGCGATGGTGGTCAACCCGCGCCACCCGTATCACTTGCTGGCTAATTCCATGGTGTGGCTGTCGGACTTCTATCCCAAACCGTTGCTCAAGCCGGTGCCGAGCTGGTTCAAGGAGCTCACCTACGAGCCGGCGGCATGA
- a CDS encoding flavin-containing monooxygenase, producing MTMARNHIHATLIVGAGFTGLGAALKLAEAGVDDFVILERSDRVGGTWRDTTYPGISCDIPTLLYSFSFANNPRWSRTYPSGAEICRHIEDLATEFDLYRRIRFNHEVSALSFDQNTGLWTATTKGRKRFQARTVVLASGPLSDASFPNIRGIDSYRGKKIHSAHWDHDYDFTGKRVGVIGTGASAIQIVPELVKQAEFVKVFQRTPGWVLPRLDVPTPRPVQELFAKVPAAQQLARQALYWGHEASATALVWNTPLTSLVARLGKAHLRVAVKDPWLRRQLTPDFVPGCKRMLVSSDYYPALQRDNCKLIDWPIATLSPVGIRTSDGVEHHLDCIVFATGYDVHLTGPPFPVTGLGGRSLNAEWVDGAQAYKSINVHGYPNLFVMTGPNSGPGHNSLLVYIEGQLDYAVRGITTILDNNLRYLDVQADVQRRHNQRIQQRLAKTTWMTGCSSWYLTKDGFNASMYPGFATQYLRQMRDFRFADYDAVAQPSDVRVSSSA from the coding sequence ATGACGATGGCGCGCAACCACATCCACGCGACATTGATCGTCGGTGCCGGCTTCACCGGGCTCGGTGCGGCGCTCAAACTGGCAGAAGCCGGTGTCGACGACTTCGTCATCCTCGAGCGCAGTGATCGGGTCGGCGGAACCTGGCGCGACACCACCTATCCCGGTATCTCCTGCGACATCCCGACACTGCTGTACTCGTTCTCGTTCGCCAACAACCCGCGTTGGTCGCGCACCTACCCGTCCGGCGCGGAGATCTGTCGCCACATCGAGGACCTCGCCACCGAGTTCGACCTTTACCGGCGCATCCGCTTCAACCACGAGGTTAGCGCGCTCTCGTTCGACCAGAACACCGGCCTGTGGACGGCCACTACGAAGGGCCGCAAGCGATTCCAGGCCCGCACCGTCGTGTTGGCGTCTGGGCCGCTTTCGGACGCCAGCTTCCCCAACATCCGCGGCATCGACTCCTATCGGGGCAAGAAGATTCACAGCGCCCACTGGGACCATGACTACGACTTCACCGGCAAGCGGGTCGGTGTCATCGGTACCGGCGCCAGCGCTATCCAGATCGTCCCGGAACTGGTCAAGCAGGCCGAGTTCGTCAAAGTGTTCCAGCGCACCCCCGGCTGGGTGCTGCCCCGACTCGACGTCCCCACTCCCCGGCCCGTGCAGGAGTTGTTCGCCAAAGTGCCTGCGGCTCAACAACTTGCGCGGCAGGCACTGTACTGGGGTCATGAGGCCAGTGCCACCGCGCTGGTGTGGAATACGCCGCTGACGTCGCTGGTGGCGCGGCTCGGCAAGGCGCATCTGCGAGTGGCAGTCAAAGACCCCTGGCTGCGCCGGCAGCTGACCCCGGACTTCGTTCCCGGCTGTAAACGCATGCTCGTCTCAAGCGACTACTACCCTGCGCTGCAACGCGACAACTGCAAGCTCATCGACTGGCCGATCGCGACGCTGAGCCCGGTCGGCATCCGCACCAGCGATGGCGTCGAACATCACCTCGACTGCATTGTGTTCGCCACCGGCTACGACGTGCACCTGACCGGCCCGCCGTTCCCGGTCACCGGGCTGGGTGGTCGCTCGCTCAACGCCGAATGGGTCGATGGCGCACAGGCCTACAAGAGCATCAACGTGCACGGCTACCCGAACCTGTTCGTCATGACCGGACCCAACTCAGGGCCCGGACACAATTCGCTGCTGGTGTACATCGAAGGACAGCTCGACTACGCGGTGCGCGGCATCACGACGATTCTCGACAACAACCTGCGCTATCTCGACGTGCAAGCAGACGTGCAGCGGCGGCACAACCAGCGCATCCAGCAGCGGCTCGCCAAGACGACGTGGATGACCGGGTGCAGCAGTTGGTATCTGACCAAGGACGGCTTCAACGCCTCGATGTACCCGGGGTTCGCCACCCAGTATCTTCGACAGATGCGCGATTTCCGGTTCGCCGACTACGACGCGGTCGCCCAACCCTCCGACGTCCGCGTCAGCTCATCGGCCTGA
- a CDS encoding MerR family transcriptional regulator, which produces MAADRPPRAETGTIAGVLANLRRTPRRVRRQSREFIETAVSQLFDAAAHHPHGAAGTGEYRIEELARLAGTTTRNIRVYRDRGLLHPPLRVGRIALFNDTHLTRLRLITSMLDRGYNIAHVREMLNAWEEGKDLADVLGLESAIVGTWATEKPETMPLADAQRLVDDVEAFDRLVKLGLIRLDGSQATVVRPKLIKAFNEIRGYGVSIDTLVDLHEQIVPLVDQISEMLVRAGAEHVASRIKPGEPLPPDTEIAELITMLVRFRTQAVTSVAATLASSIESTIESLVSRILADYMANSPEAEAN; this is translated from the coding sequence ATGGCTGCCGACCGACCGCCGCGGGCAGAAACCGGCACGATCGCCGGGGTGCTGGCCAACCTGCGGCGAACGCCTCGGCGGGTTCGGCGGCAGTCCCGCGAATTCATCGAAACCGCGGTGTCGCAGCTGTTCGACGCGGCGGCTCACCATCCCCATGGCGCAGCCGGCACCGGCGAATACCGGATCGAGGAGCTGGCCCGGCTGGCGGGCACCACCACCCGCAACATCCGGGTGTACCGCGACCGCGGCCTGCTGCACCCACCGCTGCGGGTAGGGCGGATCGCGCTGTTCAACGACACCCATTTGACCCGGTTGCGGCTGATCACCTCGATGCTCGACCGCGGATACAACATCGCGCACGTGCGAGAAATGCTCAACGCGTGGGAGGAAGGCAAGGACCTCGCCGACGTGCTCGGCTTGGAGTCTGCGATCGTGGGGACGTGGGCCACCGAGAAGCCTGAGACCATGCCGCTCGCCGATGCTCAGCGCCTCGTCGACGACGTCGAAGCGTTCGACCGGCTGGTGAAGCTTGGCTTGATCCGACTCGACGGTTCGCAAGCCACAGTCGTGCGGCCCAAATTGATCAAGGCGTTCAACGAGATCCGCGGCTACGGCGTGAGCATCGACACGCTGGTCGACCTGCATGAGCAGATCGTTCCGCTGGTCGACCAGATCAGCGAGATGCTGGTGCGCGCCGGCGCCGAGCACGTCGCCAGCCGCATCAAGCCCGGCGAGCCGCTGCCTCCCGACACCGAAATCGCCGAGTTGATCACGATGCTGGTGCGCTTCCGTACCCAGGCCGTCACGTCGGTCGCCGCCACCCTCGCGTCGTCGATCGAATCCACCATCGAGTCGCTGGTCAGCCGCATTCTCGCGGATTACATGGCGAATTCGCCTGAGGCTGAAGCGAACTGA
- a CDS encoding salicylate synthase, protein MTEVGVQTSTAHAASESIRLPRDTDPADLAAEVAAVLPERDGDDYLLYEHDGQWVLACGVQAVVELDCHELRVVRDGVVQRQPWSGQPGRVLGEAIDRLLLETQHAFGWIAFEFGAYRFGLQDRLAPNTPLARVFWPRNRIVISGDMIDLSGAEERHREAVRRLLNDGVPGIPTASPVEVAADAAGYRRRVAAAIGEIVTGRYHKVILSRRVDVPFELDFPSTYRLGRRHNTPARSFLLRLGGFRALGYSPELVAGVHRDGMVVTEPLAGTRALGRGPLRDQQARDDLESNAKEIAEHAISVRGSLREITEIAEPGSAAITDFMTVRERGSVQHLGSTVSARLDASKDRMDALEALFPAVTASGIPKAAGVDAILRLDDSPRGLYSGAVVMLSADGGLDAALTLRAAFEHDGQAWLRAGAGIIGASDPDREFEETCEKLNTLTPYLVARRR, encoded by the coding sequence GTGACCGAGGTCGGTGTCCAGACAAGTACCGCGCACGCCGCGTCCGAGTCCATCCGGTTGCCCCGCGACACCGACCCGGCCGATCTGGCGGCCGAGGTGGCAGCGGTGCTGCCGGAGCGCGACGGCGACGATTACCTGCTCTACGAACACGACGGGCAATGGGTCTTGGCGTGCGGTGTGCAGGCCGTAGTCGAGCTGGACTGCCACGAGCTGCGTGTCGTGCGCGACGGTGTCGTTCAGCGCCAGCCGTGGTCTGGCCAGCCTGGGCGGGTACTCGGTGAGGCGATCGACCGGCTGCTGCTGGAAACCCAACACGCTTTCGGCTGGATCGCGTTCGAATTCGGTGCTTACCGCTTCGGGCTGCAGGATCGTTTGGCGCCGAATACTCCGCTGGCCCGAGTCTTTTGGCCGCGAAACCGCATCGTCATCAGCGGCGACATGATCGACTTGTCCGGCGCCGAAGAGCGCCACCGCGAGGCGGTGCGTCGGCTGCTGAACGACGGCGTGCCCGGCATACCCACGGCGTCCCCGGTCGAGGTGGCCGCCGACGCCGCCGGCTACCGTCGCCGGGTAGCAGCCGCCATCGGTGAGATCGTTACGGGCCGCTATCACAAGGTGATCCTGTCGCGTCGGGTTGACGTGCCATTTGAGCTCGACTTTCCGTCGACCTACCGCTTGGGCCGCAGACACAACACCCCCGCGCGCTCGTTCCTGTTGCGGCTAGGCGGATTTCGTGCGCTTGGCTACAGCCCGGAGCTCGTTGCGGGGGTGCACCGCGACGGCATGGTGGTCACCGAGCCGCTGGCGGGGACACGGGCGCTGGGCCGCGGGCCGCTGCGCGACCAGCAAGCCCGCGACGACCTGGAGTCAAACGCCAAAGAGATTGCCGAGCACGCGATCTCGGTGCGCGGCTCGCTGCGAGAGATCACCGAGATCGCCGAGCCGGGCAGCGCGGCGATCACCGATTTCATGACGGTTCGCGAACGGGGCAGTGTGCAGCACCTGGGGTCGACTGTCAGCGCGCGCCTCGACGCGTCCAAAGACCGGATGGATGCCCTAGAGGCGCTGTTTCCGGCGGTGACCGCGTCAGGCATCCCGAAAGCCGCCGGGGTGGACGCTATTCTGCGTCTCGACGACAGCCCGCGCGGATTGTATTCCGGTGCAGTGGTGATGTTGTCGGCCGACGGCGGCTTGGATGCCGCGCTGACGCTGCGTGCTGCCTTCGAGCACGATGGGCAGGCTTGGCTGCGGGCGGGCGCCGGCATCATCGGCGCGTCGGACCCAGACCGGGAATTCGAGGAGACCTGCGAGAAGCTGAACACGCTGACCCCGTATCTCGTTGCGCGTCGCCGCTAG
- a CDS encoding sodium-dependent bicarbonate transport family permease — protein sequence MLLEFWQNFTHNLFKPLLLFFYLGFLIPLLKVEFEFPYVIYQGLTMYLLLAIGWHGGEELATIHASSIGNIVGFIVLGFLLNFVIGFIAYLLLTRMTKMRRIDKATVAGYYGSDSAGTFATCVGVLATVGLTFNGFMPVMLAVMEMPGCLVALYLAARLRHRGMDAAGTMPDEPGYQLAKVGPGAATQPSAGQSLDTERERAIEQELELSLEQREHPDNGQKQSLATVKLLREVLLNPGLYLLFGGIVIGLVSRLQGAKVVHDDDSVFVTAFQGVLCLFLLEMGMTASRRLKDLKTAGPGFIAFGLLAPNLFATLGIITAHTYAHLTHFHFKPGTYILFAVLCAAASYIAVPAVQRLAIPEASPTLPLAASLGLTFSYNVTIGIPLYIEIARVITQHFPVT from the coding sequence ATGCTCCTGGAGTTCTGGCAGAACTTCACTCACAACCTTTTCAAGCCGCTGCTGCTGTTCTTTTATCTCGGGTTCCTGATCCCCCTGCTGAAGGTGGAATTCGAATTCCCCTACGTGATCTATCAGGGCCTGACGATGTACCTGCTGCTGGCCATCGGCTGGCACGGAGGCGAAGAGCTCGCGACGATCCACGCCTCGAGCATCGGCAACATCGTCGGGTTCATCGTCTTGGGCTTCCTCTTGAACTTCGTCATCGGCTTCATCGCCTATCTGCTGCTAACCCGCATGACGAAGATGCGGCGGATCGACAAAGCCACCGTCGCCGGCTATTACGGCTCGGACTCGGCGGGCACCTTCGCCACCTGTGTGGGTGTGCTCGCCACTGTGGGACTGACGTTCAACGGTTTCATGCCGGTGATGCTGGCCGTCATGGAGATGCCCGGCTGCCTGGTAGCTCTCTACCTTGCGGCGCGGTTGCGGCACCGGGGAATGGACGCCGCGGGCACCATGCCGGACGAGCCGGGCTACCAGCTGGCGAAGGTGGGGCCGGGTGCGGCCACTCAGCCGAGTGCGGGGCAAAGCCTGGACACCGAACGCGAGCGAGCGATCGAGCAGGAGCTGGAGCTCTCATTGGAACAGCGAGAGCATCCCGACAACGGCCAGAAGCAGAGCCTCGCCACTGTGAAGCTGCTGAGGGAGGTCTTGCTCAATCCGGGCCTGTATCTGCTGTTCGGCGGCATCGTCATCGGGTTGGTCAGCCGGCTGCAGGGAGCCAAGGTGGTGCACGACGACGACAGTGTCTTCGTGACCGCTTTCCAAGGCGTGTTGTGTTTGTTCCTGCTGGAGATGGGGATGACGGCGTCGCGGCGATTGAAGGACCTCAAGACCGCCGGCCCGGGTTTCATCGCGTTTGGTCTGTTGGCGCCCAACCTGTTTGCAACGCTGGGGATTATCACGGCCCACACCTACGCCCACCTGACGCATTTCCACTTCAAGCCGGGCACCTACATCTTGTTCGCTGTGCTCTGCGCCGCCGCCTCGTACATTGCTGTGCCCGCCGTGCAGCGATTGGCGATCCCGGAGGCCAGCCCGACCCTGCCGCTGGCCGCGTCACTGGGCTTGACGTTCTCCTACAACGTCACAATCGGAATCCCGCTCTACATCGAGATCGCGCGGGTCATCACCCAACACTTCCCGGTCACCTGA
- a CDS encoding helix-turn-helix transcriptional regulator, producing MTTLGEFLRARREAITPGRECDGELRRRRRTPGLRREEVAARAGISADYYARLEQGRENHPSPQVLGALVRALGLSPDEAAYLHDLAVPQHRWRWKPGSQQNPGEYLLLLMQAWTLGPAYIVNRRCDVLAENPQASLLFQQFKITGNILRLLFLDPEAKTLWMNWESYAKTAIATVHRILGADIEQQDMAEIIVELSEKSSEFVGMWKSHDVGISGGKVKQLRHRDLGEIEFDYELLSAASAPGQFLVIHRSRKNGSFFSIGQSA from the coding sequence GTGACGACACTGGGAGAATTTCTTCGTGCGCGTCGCGAGGCGATCACACCCGGCCGGGAGTGCGACGGCGAGTTGCGGAGACGGCGGCGCACCCCTGGATTGCGCCGTGAGGAGGTGGCTGCGAGGGCCGGGATCAGTGCCGACTATTACGCGCGGTTGGAGCAAGGACGAGAAAACCACCCGTCACCGCAGGTATTAGGCGCCTTGGTGAGGGCGCTCGGCTTGTCTCCCGACGAGGCGGCATATTTGCATGACCTCGCGGTCCCGCAACACCGCTGGCGGTGGAAGCCCGGTTCGCAGCAGAACCCAGGTGAGTATCTGCTTCTACTGATGCAGGCCTGGACACTCGGTCCGGCGTACATTGTCAATCGGCGCTGCGATGTGTTAGCCGAAAACCCGCAAGCGTCGTTGCTCTTCCAGCAATTCAAGATCACCGGAAATATCCTGCGCCTACTATTCCTGGATCCGGAAGCGAAAACCCTCTGGATGAATTGGGAATCATACGCGAAAACGGCCATCGCCACCGTGCACCGCATCCTGGGTGCTGATATTGAGCAGCAAGATATGGCCGAGATCATCGTTGAACTTTCCGAAAAGAGCAGCGAGTTCGTCGGGATGTGGAAAAGTCACGATGTCGGTATCTCCGGCGGTAAAGTCAAGCAGCTCCGGCATAGAGATTTAGGTGAGATTGAGTTTGACTATGAGCTGCTTTCTGCTGCGAGTGCGCCAGGACAATTTCTTGTAATTCACAGGAGCAGGAAAAACGGCTCTTTCTTTTCGATCGGGCAATCAGCGTGA
- a CDS encoding MmpS family transport accessory protein: MLLGTLKRFWIPLVIAAVVAVGSFVAYRLQGIFGSHPFSEAGPVEQIVPVNVKHVTYEVTGPADTAGVVNYLDENAQPQRADFTTLPWSYTVNTTLPGVFANVVAQGNSNTIGCRIVVNGVVRDQQSATSLNAQVFCLDKAA; the protein is encoded by the coding sequence ATGTTGCTGGGCACCCTCAAGCGCTTCTGGATTCCGCTGGTGATCGCTGCAGTTGTGGCCGTCGGGAGTTTTGTGGCTTACCGGTTGCAAGGGATCTTCGGCTCGCACCCTTTTTCCGAAGCCGGCCCAGTCGAACAGATTGTGCCGGTCAACGTTAAGCACGTGACCTATGAGGTCACCGGTCCCGCGGATACTGCGGGAGTTGTGAACTATCTGGACGAAAACGCCCAACCCCAGCGGGCAGATTTCACTACCCTGCCTTGGTCGTACACCGTGAATACGACGCTGCCAGGGGTGTTCGCCAACGTGGTGGCCCAGGGGAATAGCAACACAATCGGCTGCCGCATCGTCGTCAACGGGGTAGTCCGAGACCAGCAGTCCGCTACTAGCCTTAACGCACAAGTTTTCTGCCTGGACAAGGCCGCATGA